ATAAATGTTGTAGATGCCTCGTTTAGTCACACCGCCGAAGGGCGTATCTACCCTGGTTCGTTAATTGATTAGTCGAGGGATTTGCTGGAGTCTCGACTGATTAGAAAACAAAGTCAGTCGCAACGAAGGCAAATGGGCAGAAACAGACTACGGGAGGAATGGATATGCGCAGATTTAACTCGGTCCGATATCCTGCTTTGATCGATGGCGAAAAAGGTGCGTATGGTGTGTCTTTCCCCGATCTTCCAGGTATCGTTGCCATGGGAGACACCATCGACGAGGCCTTGATGAACGCGGAAGAAGCACTCAGGGACTATGTGATCGAAACAGAGAAGGACGGCGGTGAGATCGTGCAACCATGCGCACAGGAGGAAGGCGTGGATGTCCGGCTCGAGGTCGTTTGGGTTACAGTGAATCGTTGACTGATTGTGTCAATCCGGGAGGATCACGCCATCGTCTTCCTTAGCGTATACCGTCCCGGTTCGGGGACGTACCCCAGCTTGCGGTTGAGCACCAGCATGGGACTATTCGTCGAATCGTTGTGCGTGCTGAGTGATCGTGCGCCCTGGCTGCGAGCATAGCGTATCGCGGCGAGCTTCAACGCCAGGGCGATACGTCGCCTGCGGTATGACCGGATAACCCCGGTATGCACGTTGAAAGCCTGGTGCGCCTCCGGGTAAAGCCGGACGGCGCAGATCCCGACCCAACGATCGCCGTCGGCCGCGAGTAACTGGCCGTCCGGACTGTACCAGCCCGACTCGTAGACCCACTCGTTGAATTCCGCGAAGGACAGCCCATGACCGGTCCAACCCGGCACGTCCCGGTCGGTAATCGCATTGACTTCGTAGAGTTTCCTCCGTGCCTCCGGCGTATCTCCGAAATCCGCAAGGGAGTATATCCGAATACCCGAAGCCGCTTTGTCCTCGAGTATCGGCGCATAAGGGGATTCGTCGAAGTGTTCCAGGTCCAGGCTCGACTGAAACAGATGCCGATCGCGCTCGAATCCCCGCCGCCTTGCGAAGGCCTGCGAGACGGGGCAGTCGTCCCGGACCTCGCTGGTCACCGTGCCGGCGTTGTGGTGCTGCAGAAACGCCTGCATTTCCGCATACAATGCCGTGCCGATCCCCTGTCCGCGCCACGCCGGCGCCACCCCTGCCCAGGCATAGAACTGTCCTTCCGGATCCCAGGTTTCGTGGACCGACACCACGTAACCCACCACGACATCGTCCCCGTTTACGGCTACCTGGCGATAACTGATTCTGCCCGGCGCATCGTGGGTCAACCACTCGTGCACGGTCTCTACGGATATGGGATTCTGTTCGAAGGCATTGACGACGGAAGCGATGCCGGGTTCATCGGTGGAGGGAAGGGCGGGGCGGAGACGGAACATGAAGTTGGATTTGTGGGTAGGATTCCGAATACCAGAAGCCTTCTTCGGAACTCCCTACACCAGCACCCCGGGCATGGGCTTGAACTGGCAGGCCTCGACGAAGATCTCGAAGAAGTCGGGGGTGGTTTCGAGCTCGACGTGTTCGATGTCCTTGACCAGCGCTTCCAGTTCCGCGCGGCGGGAGCGGGACAGGAGGACCTCTCGGGCGCCCTGGACGGCGGCGTTGCCGACCTTGACGATGCGGTCCTCGGGCACGGGGGCGAGGAACCCGATGTCGATGGCATTGCGCACGTCCACGTAGTTGGCGAATCCCCCGGCGAGGAAGAGGCGGTCCACGTCGCCGGGCGCGACGCCGAACGTGCGCAGCACGATGTACTGCCCGCAGTAGTTGGCGGCCTTGGCCTGGGCCAGGTTGCTGGCGTCCTGCCGGGACAGGGTGATACCTGACTCGGCCACTACGTCCACTTCGAACTGCTTCCGGTCGGAAAACACGCCCTTCGGACTCATCATGCCGTGGCGGCGCAGTTCGGCGAGGAGGTCGATCAGTCCGGAGCCGCAGATGCCCTGGGGCGCGGTATCGCCGATGGTGCTCCAGGCAAACCGCTCATCTTCCCATTTCAGCGATTCGATGGCGCCCTCGTAGCCCGGCATGCCGTACTGGATGCCGCCGCCCTCGAAGGCCGGTCCGGCGGGACACGAAGCCGTGATCATGCGCCCGTTGCCCGCCACGACCACCTCGGTGTTGGTGCCTACGTCCACCAACATGGATACACCCGGTTGCGCGGCCAGTTCGACGGTCGCCAGGTCGGCCGCCACGTCGCCGCCCACGTGGCTGGCGATAAGGGGCATACCGTAGACCCGGGCTTTCGGATTGGCCCGGAGCCCCAGGCGGCGCGTGCCGATGGTCAGCGCCGTGGTCTCCCGCTCGCCCGCGAGATACTCGTTCTCGATCTGTGACTTGTAGGGTTTCTGGCCGATGCTCTGCACGTCGAGCCGGAAGAAGAGATCCCGCATGGTGGCGTTGCCCGCCACGACGATCTCGTAGATCTCCTGCCGTGCCGTGCCCGTGCGCTCGCACCAGTCCATGATCTCGTGGTTGACGGCGTTGATGATGGCGTTCCAGAGTTCGTCCTCGAAGGCGCCGTCGTAGGAGATCCGGTGCATCACGTCGCTGCCGCCGAAGCGCTGGGGATTCTCGAAGGAGCAGACGTGGACGCTCTTGCCGGTCTCGAGGTCCACGAAGTCCATGACCACCGTGGTCGTGCCCAGGTCGATCGCGAGCCCGTAGACGTGTCCGCGGAACTGGTCGACCTGCTCGCCGTCGTAGAAGATGTCATCGCCCCGCCGGGTGACCACGGGGTCGAGCGCCGTCTCCTTTTCTTCGGTAACGGTCAGGATCTTGGGCGTGCGCCGCAGGGGTGCGAAGGCGACGTTCACGTTCGGGTCGATGACGCGCGCCTGGCAGGCGAGGCGGTAGTTCTCCCGCAGGAAGGACTCCGGCTTCGTCCGGGGCGCAAGCCCTTCCATCCCCTGCTGGATTTCCACGATGCACTCGTGGCAGATGCCGTTGCGGAAGCAGGACGTGGGTACCTGCACGGCGAGGTCGTCGGCGTAGTCGAAGATGGACTTGCCGATAACCGCGGGCCGGGTCGTCGTGCCGTCGGTCACCGATCCGCCGGTCACCGGTCCGCTGGCTGGATCCGATCCGCCGGCCGGTTCCGATCCGCCGGCCGGTTCCGATCCGCCGGCCGGGTCCGCGGATATATCCAAGGGCGCTTCCTCCGTCTCCCAGGCGCTGTGGTAGTCGAGCTTGTCGTCGCCGCCGCATACGAGCAGTCCACCGGCTTCCCGGGGCTTGCGCTGGTTGCGGCACCCGAACCGGGCGGTGCATTCGTCGAAACGGTTCTTGTAGGGGCAGCGGTAGGTGGCCTGCTCGGTCGCGTGGGCCATCATGTCCTTGAAGATAGCCGTGATGCGGTCCAGCCGCTCCTGGTACGCCGCCTTGTCGATCTTTTTCATGGGAGAATGTAGGGGAGACCGCCGGACCGGCTGGTCAGGCTTCCTGTTCCTGCTTGAGCTCTACGAGGAGACGCTGGGCCAGTTCCACGCAGCCCACCGCGTCCTCGGCGGTGCCGTCGGCACCCATGTCGTCGGCGAACTCCTGGGTGACCGACGCGCCGCCCACCATGATCTTGACGTCCTCCCGCATGTCGTTGTCGATGAAGGCGTCGATGGTCTTGCCCATGTTGGGCATGGTCGTGGTGAGCAGGGCCGACATGCCCAGCAGGGGCGCTTCGTGTTCCTCCACCGCATCCATGAATTCGTCCTCGGAGGTGTCCACCCCCAGGTCGTGGACCACGAACCCGGCGCCGCGCAGCATCATGATGCACAGGTTCTTGCCGATGTCGTGGAGGTCGCCCTTGACCGTGCCCATGATGACGGTGCCGACGGGCTCGATGCCCGAGGCGGAAAGGATGGGCTCGATGTGGGCCATCCCGGCCTTCATGGCCCGGGCGCAGGCGAGGACTTCAGGGACGAAGATGAAGTTCTCCCGGAACTTGATGCCCACGACGCTCATGCCGGCGATCAGGCCGTCGTCCATCACCTCCAGCGCCTCGACCCCGTCGTCCAGGGCCGCCCGGGTCAGCGTGTCGACCGTCCCGTTGTCCCCGTCTATGAGGGCCGCGGAGATCTCCTGCATGGCGGGCGTCGCCCGGGCGAAAGCGTCGATGATCCGCGTCCGCTCGTGGGGTCGTTCGATGAACTCTTCTATTTCGTCCTTCAGAAAGTCGTTGGCGATATCGTTTAGTGCTGCCATGCGCTCCTGTCCGGTCCTCCCGGTTTCATGCCGCGTGAGTCTTGTGCCAGTCCTTCACCGCCTGCGGGATTGCCTTCAGGTTCTCGACGGACGCCTGCAGGGGAACCGCGCACTCCGGTCCCACCATATGAATGCCGTGTTCCAGGTTCTGGCAGACTTCCTGGCCCACTTCTTCGGGACCCCGTGCAAAAAGCGTCTCGGGATTGTTGATGTTGCCCACGAGGGAGATCTTGCCGTCGACGGCCTCCATGGATTCCTGAGGCTTGTTCTTCGAATCGAAATGAAAGGCCGCGAAGCCTGTCTCGGCGATGTAGCCCATGCGGTCCACGGTGCGCCCGCAGATATGCATGATCAGCGGGATGGGAATCCGTTCGGCCATCTCGATGTGCAGGTCCCGCAGGAACCGCCGGTAGTAGTCACTGCTCACCAGGTCGCCCGTGGCGTGGTCGGGCAGGGTCAGGGCGTCCGCCCCGGCCTCGATCTGCGCGATGCCGAACTCCACCGTGGCTTCCTTCATGCGGTCCAGGGCGAGATGGGTCCTGCCGGGGTCGTCGAGGGACATGAGCAGGAAGGGTTCCACGCCGAAGCAGTGGTAGCCCAGGGACCAGGGGCCCATGGTCTTGCCGATGACCGCCACCTCGTCGCCGTATTCCTTCTTGAGCTTGCTGATGGCGTCGAGGACGCACTTCGTGTCCCGGTGCGTCAGGAAATCCGAAGGGAGCTTGATATCGTCCACATCGGTCCAGATGGGTTCGCGCATCTGGACGGTCGGCCAGTTGTCCTTTTGCTCCCACTGGATCTTGCAACCCAGCGCGGAGGACTCCTGGATGATGGTAAAGACCGGCATGATGGTGTCGAATCCGAGTTCCGTGTAGCTCGTGGCCGCGAGACGGGCCATGAGCTCCGGGTCCCGGTTGGCGTCCGGAAAAGGCGCGTCGACGAGATCCATCAGTTCCACCGTGGCGACGGACGTCGGATTGCACACGGGCGTGCGGTCCACGGGCTCTCCCTTCAGGGCGGCGAGTACCCGGTCCCGGCCCTTCATCTGCTTGAT
The nucleotide sequence above comes from Gemmatimonadota bacterium. Encoded proteins:
- a CDS encoding GNAT family N-acetyltransferase, which gives rise to MFRLRPALPSTDEPGIASVVNAFEQNPISVETVHEWLTHDAPGRISYRQVAVNGDDVVVGYVVSVHETWDPEGQFYAWAGVAPAWRGQGIGTALYAEMQAFLQHHNAGTVTSEVRDDCPVSQAFARRRGFERDRHLFQSSLDLEHFDESPYAPILEDKAASGIRIYSLADFGDTPEARRKLYEVNAITDRDVPGWTGHGLSFAEFNEWVYESGWYSPDGQLLAADGDRWVGICAVRLYPEAHQAFNVHTGVIRSYRRRRIALALKLAAIRYARSQGARSLSTHNDSTNSPMLVLNRKLGYVPEPGRYTLRKTMA
- a CDS encoding DUF4445 domain-containing protein gives rise to the protein MKKIDKAAYQERLDRITAIFKDMMAHATEQATYRCPYKNRFDECTARFGCRNQRKPREAGGLLVCGGDDKLDYHSAWETEEAPLDISADPAGGSEPAGGSEPAGGSDPASGPVTGGSVTDGTTTRPAVIGKSIFDYADDLAVQVPTSCFRNGICHECIVEIQQGMEGLAPRTKPESFLRENYRLACQARVIDPNVNVAFAPLRRTPKILTVTEEKETALDPVVTRRGDDIFYDGEQVDQFRGHVYGLAIDLGTTTVVMDFVDLETGKSVHVCSFENPQRFGGSDVMHRISYDGAFEDELWNAIINAVNHEIMDWCERTGTARQEIYEIVVAGNATMRDLFFRLDVQSIGQKPYKSQIENEYLAGERETTALTIGTRRLGLRANPKARVYGMPLIASHVGGDVAADLATVELAAQPGVSMLVDVGTNTEVVVAGNGRMITASCPAGPAFEGGGIQYGMPGYEGAIESLKWEDERFAWSTIGDTAPQGICGSGLIDLLAELRRHGMMSPKGVFSDRKQFEVDVVAESGITLSRQDASNLAQAKAANYCGQYIVLRTFGVAPGDVDRLFLAGGFANYVDVRNAIDIGFLAPVPEDRIVKVGNAAVQGAREVLLSRSRRAELEALVKDIEHVELETTPDFFEIFVEACQFKPMPGVLV
- a CDS encoding cobalamin-binding protein, which encodes MQEISAALIDGDNGTVDTLTRAALDDGVEALEVMDDGLIAGMSVVGIKFRENFIFVPEVLACARAMKAGMAHIEPILSASGIEPVGTVIMGTVKGDLHDIGKNLCIMMLRGAGFVVHDLGVDTSEDEFMDAVEEHEAPLLGMSALLTTTMPNMGKTIDAFIDNDMREDVKIMVGGASVTQEFADDMGADGTAEDAVGCVELAQRLLVELKQEQEA
- a CDS encoding MtaA/CmuA family methyltransferase gives rise to the protein MKGRDRVLAALKGEPVDRTPVCNPTSVATVELMDLVDAPFPDANRDPELMARLAATSYTELGFDTIMPVFTIIQESSALGCKIQWEQKDNWPTVQMREPIWTDVDDIKLPSDFLTHRDTKCVLDAISKLKKEYGDEVAVIGKTMGPWSLGYHCFGVEPFLLMSLDDPGRTHLALDRMKEATVEFGIAQIEAGADALTLPDHATGDLVSSDYYRRFLRDLHIEMAERIPIPLIMHICGRTVDRMGYIAETGFAAFHFDSKNKPQESMEAVDGKISLVGNINNPETLFARGPEEVGQEVCQNLEHGIHMVGPECAVPLQASVENLKAIPQAVKDWHKTHAA